In a genomic window of Gigantopelta aegis isolate Gae_Host chromosome 9, Gae_host_genome, whole genome shotgun sequence:
- the LOC121381669 gene encoding uncharacterized protein LOC121381669 has product MINKLANYRVFTRFDLKSAYHQIPIKASDKKYTGFEANGKLYQFCRIPFGVTNGVAVFQRQMDKLVVEEGLKDTFPYLDDITIAGRNQSEHDINLKAFLDMVERRKLTLNDSKSIISTRAIKILGYLIEEGPIKPDPERLFLFRNFHHQRISPLSVEVGDAVAYISRTLQNSELRYPAVEKDATAITEAVRKWSHFLMRRPFTLITDQRSVAFMLDNRRRTKVKNNKIQGWRLELSSFSYSIKYRPGKDNVAPDTFTRAFCASATTSSNLSDIHIQLCHPGVTRLLHFVRSKNLPYSTDDVRRVCASCKICAELKPQFFRPPTATPSKATQPMERLSVDFKGPLPSSTRNTYILTIIDEYSRFPFAFPCPNVNTATIIQCFNQLFALCGTPNFIHSDRGASFMSQELKTYLSEKGIATSRTTPYHPNGNGQVERFNGIIWKSIRLGLKSHNLPDSNWEVMVPEALHSIRSLLSTSTNTTPHERFFKFQRRSPSGTSLPSWLSVPGKVMLRRFVRHTKMMP; this is encoded by the exons ATGATCAACAAACTCGCTAACTACAGAGTATTCACAAGATTTGATTTGAAGAGCGCATATCACCAAATCCCAATAAAAGCATCAGACAAGAAGTACACAGGCTTTGAAGCAAATGGAAAGTTGTATCAATTCTGTCGCATTCCATTTGGCGTAACAAATGGTGTTGCCGTATTCCAAAGGCAAATGGACAAACTTGTAGTTGAGGAAGGTCTGAAAGATACGTTTCCCTATCTTGATGATATTACGATTGCCGGTCGTAATCAGAGTGAGCATGACATCAACCTTAAGGCTTTCCTGGATATGGTTGAACGTAGGAAATTGACTCTTAATGACTCAAAATCGATCATATCAACCAGAGCTATCAAGATACTTGGATACTTGATTGAAGAAGGACCAATCAAGCCTGACCCAGAAAGACTTTTCCTCTTCAGGAATTTCCACCACCAAAGAATCTCTCCTCTCTCCGTAGA GGTGGGAGACGCCGTCGCATATATTTCCAGGACATTACAGAATAGTGAGTTGCGCTATCCAGCTGTGGAGAAGGACGCCACTGCTATTACTGAAGCTGTACGTAAATGGAGCCACTTCCTGATGCGTCGTCCATTCACTTTGATTACTGATCAGCGTTCTGTAGCTTTCATGCTTGACAATCGTAGACGTACCAAAGTGAAGAACAACAAGATACAGGGATGGAGACTGGAATTATCCTCATTCAGTTATTCAATAAAGTACAGGCCTGGAAAGGACAATGTAGCTCCTGATACCTTCACCCGTGCATTTTGTGCCTCGGCTACCACTTCATCAAATCTCTCTGATATTCATATCCAGTTATGCCATCCAGGTGTTACTCGTTTGTTGCATTTCGTCCGCTCCAAAAATCTCCCATACTCCACAGATGATGTCAGAAGAGTTTGTGCTTCGTGTAAAATATGTGCGGAGTTGAAGCCACAATTCTTTCGTCCACCTACAGCTACCCCTAGCAAGGCTACGCAGCCGATGGAAAGACTCAGTGTTGACTTTAAAGGACCACTTCCCTCTTCGACACGTAATACGTACATACTTACCATTATTGATGAATATTCGCGATTCCCGTTTGCTTTTCCATGTCCAAACGTGAACACGGCAACCATCATTCAGTGTTTCAATCAGTTATTTGCACTGTGTGGTACACCAAACTTTATCCACTCAGATCGCGGTGCATCGTTCATGTCCCAAGAGCTCAAGACCTATCTTTCTGAAAAGGGTATTGCTACAAGCAGAACCACACCTTATCATCCCAATGGAAATGGCCAGGTAGAGAGATTCAATGGAATTATTTGGAAAAGTATTCGCTTGGGACTTAAGTCACACAATTTGCCTGATTCCAACTGGGAAGTCATGGTGCCGGAAGCTCTGCACTCGATACGCTCACTTCTGTCTACATCTACTAACACAACTCCCCATGAGAGATTCTTCAAGTTTCAGCGTCGCTCACCCAGTGGAACATCATTACCGTCATGGCTGAGTGTTCCAGGCAAAGTCATGCTACGTAGGTTTGTTAGACACACAAAAATGATGCCCTAG